The genomic window CATTTAGGAATAAAACATAATCTTGAACCAAAACAACTAGCTGATTTATGCTCTTATTCTTTATGTTATGATTTTAAAAAAGAGGATTTGGAACAACTACCTTTTTTAGAAAGAGATGAAACTTTTAATAATCCTTTGTTTCTAGAAATTATCTCATTTGCTAGTTTTTTAGATAAAAAGTTCTCTTTAGGAATTGATAATATTGAAAATAGGATAAAAGCAAAAGAGTATATAAAAGAGAATAAAAGTGAACTTTTAGATATTTCTTCTCAAGTTGGATTTTTCTTAGATTTATTAAATGAAAATGATATTTTGATGTTTATTTATGCCTCTTTGCATGATTTTACAACTATTTTAGATTTTGAAGAGATTTTAAAAATAACAACTATTTTTCACAAAATTGTAAATCCAAATTCAAATCTTTTGCTTTTATGTGAAAGAATCACAAAAGAGTATGATTTTGAGCATAAAGATAAACAAACTTTTTTAATTGCTAACTCTTTACAAAACATTGGAAAATTAACGATACCTTCAAAAATTCTAAATAAAAAAGAGCCACTAACTTCAAATGAATATGAAATCATAAAAGCTTATTCATACTATTCAAAAAAGATTTTAAACAATATTATGGGATTTAATGACATTGCAGTTTGGGCTTCAAAAGTTCAAGAAAGAGTTGATGGAAACGGTTATCCTTTGGGTTTAAGTGCAAAAGAATTAAGTCTAAAAGATAGATTGATGAACACTTTAAATGTTTATCATGCTTTAAAAGAACCAAAAGTTTATAGAGTTGCTTTTAGGCATGAAAAAGCTATTGAAATAATGAAAAAAGAAGCAAAAGAGGGAAAACTTGATATGTCACTTGTGGAAGATTTTGATAGATTTTTTAAAGACTAAAAAAGTAAATTTAAAAAAAAGAGAGTTCTAAAACTCTCTTTTTTTATGGTTTAACAGTTGTTAATCCTAAACTTAGCCAAGACTGCATTCCACCTCTATACCATTTTAGTTTCTCTTCTGGATAGCCAATTGCAGTTAGTGCTTTCATAGATTCAGGTGATTGTCCACACCAAGCTCCATTACAAAACATTAAAATAGTTTTTGCATTTGAAAAATCATATTTTCCATCTACTTTTTTTACACCTAAAATTTCAACATACTCTTCAAACTCATCTGGATATTGAGACTGTTTCATATAAATATATGGAACATTTACAGCACTTGGAATTGTTTCATGATAAAACCAATTTTCAGTTCTTGAATCTACTAACATCATATTTTTATTTGTTTTAGCTTTTGCAATAAAATCTAAAACTTCAACTTCTCCATAAGTTTCAACTTTTTCTGAGA from Arcobacter venerupis includes these protein-coding regions:
- a CDS encoding HD-GYP domain-containing protein, whose translation is MDKKKQMPFNLNNFLLATSLAFDFRKKDLENTTLGHYKRVAFIALHLGIKHNLEPKQLADLCSYSLCYDFKKEDLEQLPFLERDETFNNPLFLEIISFASFLDKKFSLGIDNIENRIKAKEYIKENKSELLDISSQVGFFLDLLNENDILMFIYASLHDFTTILDFEEILKITTIFHKIVNPNSNLLLLCERITKEYDFEHKDKQTFLIANSLQNIGKLTIPSKILNKKEPLTSNEYEIIKAYSYYSKKILNNIMGFNDIAVWASKVQERVDGNGYPLGLSAKELSLKDRLMNTLNVYHALKEPKVYRVAFRHEKAIEIMKKEAKEGKLDMSLVEDFDRFFKD
- a CDS encoding rhodanese-like domain-containing protein, translated to MLKIIIGSFVLSASLFAVDLQSDGVEVNYKNSKDEVKTIIIKREKKDECKNVNFDPKAVYGGNGQAADSVDANCKRAFVTYMGKISPIKFSEKVETYGEVEVLDFIAKAKTNKNMMLVDSRTENWFYHETIPSAVNVPYIYMKQSQYPDEFEEYVEILGVKKVDGKYDFSNAKTILMFCNGAWCGQSPESMKALTAIGYPEEKLKWYRGGMQSWLSLGLTTVKP